The bacterium nucleotide sequence GATACCAGCGGCCCCCAGCCGAACGGGTCGACGCGGGCGATCCCCCGCGATGCGCGCAGGAGAACTCCGTCCAGCCGGCGTTCGACGACGGCCAGGAAGGGAACGCCCGGCACGGGCGCGGGCAAGGCCGCGAGAGGCTGGCGGAAGAGGGACCTTCGGCCTCCTGGAGCGCTTCCGCG carries:
- a CDS encoding V-type ATPase subunit, whose protein sequence is RGSAPGGRRSLFRQPLAALPAPVPGVPFLAVVERRLDGVLLRASRGIARVDPFGWGPLVSFLLDKLREVRNLRMIVRARLVDLPEAELVHLLILEY